GTATCTACCCGTACTTCTGTCTTTTCTGTTTCAGTGTTATGGATCGCTAGCCCAGTAAAAAATTGAATGGCCTTGCCGCTTTGTTGAGTGAGCTGCTGAATGGCTTTCTCCCTATTGTGAGGCTTACCTATTATTTGCCCATTAATAATACAAACCTGATCACTGCCTATGATAAGACTCGGCTGATCGGTCTGACAAGACTCAGCTTTACCTATTGCTAAGCGCTTGACTAGGTTTTCAGGTTGCTCATTAGAAAGTGGTGTCTCATCAAAACGAGGAGAGGCAGTGACAAAAGGGAGTGATAGCTTATCAAGCAGTTGTTTGCGATATGGAGAGGTTGAGGCTAAAACAAGTTGGTATTTTGACATTGTCTATTACAATCTTTCAGGGAGTTAGCCACAGCTTAATCGATATTACGCTAGTCGTCCTAGCTCTTCTGATACTAAGGAAAAAAACTCTAACTTTTTGTCCTTTTCCTTTGACTCAAAACGAATTGGAAGATAGAATTCGCGCCCTATGCAAAAGGTAAAAATACCGCGAACGGTTGATCCGGCACGCGCTGCTCAGAAGCGACTTGATTATGATGGTATCATTCAAGTTAGCCTTTTTAAGCGTTTGTTTGACTCAGTCGAAGGCGTTAAACGCGACGCTCAAGTGTCATTGTCATTTGAGTTAGATGAACAGCGGCTCGTTGTTATCTCTGGTAAAGCTAACATCGAAGTTGATTTAGAGTGTCAACGCTGTAATGAGGTTTTCGCACATGAGTGCGATGTCCAATTCACTTATACACCTTACAAAGGTGAAAAGACTGAAGAGGAAGCACCGGAAGAGTACGATTTGGTAGATCTGAACGAGTACGGTGAAATTGACCTAATACAGCTTGTTGAAGACGAGTTCATTCTAAACTTGCCTCAAATCGCAAAACATGATGAAGCGGACTGTAGCGTTAAATCAGACAATTTGGTATTTGGTGAAATTCCAGAAGAAATTGTGGAAGATAAGCCGAATCCATTCGATGTTTTAAAAAACTTAAAGAAGTAATTCTTTAAGAATTAACATAGGAGTAGGGTCAATGGCCGTACAAAAGAGCAAGAAATCACGTTCAAAGCGTGGCATGCGTCGTTCACACGATGCCCTATCTACAGCTGCACTATCTGTAGACGCAACTTCAGGTGAAACTCACCTGCGCCACAACGTAACTGCTGAAGGTTACTACCGTGGTAAAAAGGTTATCAACAAGTAAGGTTGACCTTTGCCTAATATAACCGTTGCACTTGATGCAATGGGCGGGGATTTCGGTCCTCGCGTCACAGTGCCTGCCGCCGTGCAGGCACTGTCGCATTTCCCAGAGCTGAAAGTGATCCTCACAGGTGATCAGACCGCGATCACAACTCAATTATTGTCTCTTGGTTATCAGCCTGATGCTCGTCTGAGTATTCAGCACAGTGACCGGGTG
This sequence is a window from Vibrio coralliilyticus. Protein-coding genes within it:
- a CDS encoding Maf family protein — protein: MSKYQLVLASTSPYRKQLLDKLSLPFVTASPRFDETPLSNEQPENLVKRLAIGKAESCQTDQPSLIIGSDQVCIINGQIIGKPHNREKAIQQLTQQSGKAIQFFTGLAIHNTETEKTEVRVDTFTVQFRKLTHQQICNYVDKEQPFYCAGSFKSEGLGIALFERLEGKDPNTLIGLPLIDLIDMLETQGVSVL
- the rpmF gene encoding 50S ribosomal protein L32 encodes the protein MAVQKSKKSRSKRGMRRSHDALSTAALSVDATSGETHLRHNVTAEGYYRGKKVINK
- the yceD gene encoding 23S rRNA accumulation protein YceD, with translation MQKVKIPRTVDPARAAQKRLDYDGIIQVSLFKRLFDSVEGVKRDAQVSLSFELDEQRLVVISGKANIEVDLECQRCNEVFAHECDVQFTYTPYKGEKTEEEAPEEYDLVDLNEYGEIDLIQLVEDEFILNLPQIAKHDEADCSVKSDNLVFGEIPEEIVEDKPNPFDVLKNLKK